In one Methanomicrobia archaeon genomic region, the following are encoded:
- a CDS encoding ATP-binding cassette domain-containing protein has product MIRIEGVSKDLGEFFLRDIWLEINDDEYFVILGPTGAGKSILLETLAGIFRPDRGKIFVDDRDITHIPPRERNIGMVYQDYTLFPFLTVEENIGFGLKTRKLEKSAIKRKVDELTSLLGIEHLGHRYPGTLSGGEQQKVAIARAIAIEPSILLLDEPLSALDSRTRDYLREELKRVKAEFGITMVHVTHDQTEALVLADRIAVLMQGQLMQVGTPYEIFSKPQTEELADFVGIENILRGVVQRTENGVAEIEVEIHGKIRAVSEIHEGTVKVFIRPEDVLLCKSRSECSARNVMSGRITDLQDIGPLTRVILDTGLVSLITKQSRADLKLQQGDAVFATFKATSAHVVSA; this is encoded by the coding sequence ATGATACGAATAGAGGGTGTTTCAAAAGATCTCGGTGAGTTCTTCTTGCGCGATATCTGGCTCGAGATCAACGATGACGAGTACTTTGTCATCTTAGGTCCGACGGGTGCCGGGAAATCCATTCTGCTGGAAACTCTCGCCGGGATCTTCCGGCCTGACAGAGGCAAAATATTCGTCGACGATCGGGACATCACACATATCCCGCCGCGTGAGCGAAACATTGGCATGGTCTATCAGGATTATACGCTCTTTCCCTTTCTGACCGTTGAGGAGAACATTGGGTTCGGCTTGAAAACGCGCAAACTGGAGAAGAGTGCGATCAAGCGCAAGGTGGATGAACTCACCTCGTTACTGGGCATCGAGCATCTCGGGCACCGGTATCCCGGGACGCTGAGCGGCGGTGAGCAACAAAAGGTAGCCATCGCTCGCGCGATCGCCATCGAGCCCTCGATACTCCTATTAGATGAGCCGCTCTCCGCGTTGGATTCCCGAACGAGGGATTATCTGCGTGAAGAGCTGAAACGGGTAAAGGCGGAATTCGGGATTACGATGGTGCACGTCACACACGACCAGACGGAGGCGTTGGTGCTTGCCGACAGGATAGCGGTGTTGATGCAGGGGCAGTTGATGCAGGTGGGGACGCCGTACGAGATCTTCAGCAAGCCGCAGACCGAGGAACTGGCCGATTTCGTCGGGATCGAGAACATACTGCGCGGTGTGGTTCAGCGCACGGAGAACGGGGTGGCGGAGATCGAGGTCGAGATCCACGGGAAGATCCGCGCGGTCTCTGAGATCCACGAGGGCACAGTGAAGGTCTTTATACGGCCCGAAGACGTCCTCCTGTGTAAGAGTAGAAGCGAGTGCAGTGCCCGAAACGTCATGAGCGGTCGAATCACCGATCTGCAGGACATCGGCCCCTTAACCCGCGTGATCCTGGATACCGGCCTCGTTTCGCTTATCACCAAGCAATCCCGCGCTGACCTCAAACTTCAGCAGGGCGACGCGGTCTTTGCAACCTTCAAGGCGACCTCGGCGCATGTGGTGAGCGCGTGA
- the uppS gene encoding di-trans,poly-cis-decaprenylcistransferase produces the protein MGRGGVVTRSDRMKDFAVRRARSVFGWLRGMAYEEYEKLLEDEIVARKLPGHVAIIMDGNRRYARKLGISTERGYYYGAEITERVIEWCFDTGVKQLTLYAFSIENFNRSEEEKEKLFGLLRTEFEKLSVDERMHKNEVRMKAIGNVNLLPESVRAAIRKAEQATAHYTRYKLFIAVAYSGRLEIVDAVRIIASRVKKGSLTPAEITKETISRHLYISQIEGEDDAADSDSDSQTSVDLIIRTGGEVRISNFVPWQALGNECAAYFCAPFWPEFRRVDLLRAIRTYQEREEERQQCRASRILLLKRLLDRKASSKEVKRVN, from the coding sequence ATGGGTCGTGGCGGCGTAGTGACACGGAGCGATAGAATGAAGGACTTCGCAGTGCGCAGAGCGAGGAGCGTATTCGGCTGGCTGCGCGGTATGGCGTACGAAGAATACGAGAAATTGCTGGAGGACGAGATAGTAGCGCGCAAGCTACCCGGGCACGTGGCGATTATCATGGATGGCAACCGCAGATACGCGCGCAAGCTCGGGATTTCCACGGAGAGGGGCTACTACTACGGCGCGGAGATAACGGAACGTGTAATCGAATGGTGCTTTGATACCGGCGTGAAACAGCTTACGCTCTATGCCTTTTCTATAGAGAACTTTAACAGGTCGGAAGAGGAGAAGGAGAAGCTCTTTGGGCTCCTGCGCACGGAATTCGAGAAGCTCAGTGTTGATGAGCGAATGCACAAGAACGAAGTGCGGATGAAGGCGATAGGAAACGTCAATCTGCTGCCCGAATCGGTAAGAGCAGCGATAAGAAAGGCCGAGCAGGCAACCGCGCATTATACCAGGTACAAATTGTTCATTGCCGTTGCGTATAGTGGCAGGCTGGAGATCGTTGATGCGGTGCGTATAATCGCGAGCCGGGTCAAAAAAGGATCCCTGACTCCGGCGGAGATAACTAAAGAGACGATTTCGAGGCATTTGTACATCAGCCAAATAGAAGGTGAAGATGACGCCGCGGATTCGGACTCGGACTCGCAGACGAGCGTGGATTTGATTATACGAACGGGCGGCGAGGTGCGAATAAGTAATTTCGTGCCGTGGCAGGCGTTGGGGAACGAGTGTGCCGCGTACTTCTGCGCGCCGTTCTGGCCGGAGTTCCGACGTGTCGACCTCCTCAGAGCGATACGAACCTATCAGGAACGTGAAGAGGAGAGGCAGCAATGCCGCGCTTCTCGAATACTGCTGTTAAAACGGCTCTTAGATCGGAAGGCGTCATCGAAAGAAGTAAAGAGGGTAAATTAA
- a CDS encoding DNA-directed DNA polymerase II small subunit, giving the protein MVVKPFEKEGLKEIEVVKRFADIGFQIHPEAIALLTHYDGNGKSAWQFDLGAIAEEVARSIDPSVCVISPEQIANFINRSNGVRIDAEGAVGERLHDEVPAIILSFSEHDQAADHKEFLPHFVDRYERLSGLIKKRLKCGQIRFLRSGMGGDETSVVGIVSSVNKTAKGNLRVDLEDPSGSVSVIASPQEEIIPDEVIGVTGFLANSGYFIANRISYPDVPLPYTTSQAPLPSAGNGGQRNESMYAVFISDMHVGSDTFLEDAWAGFRSWLREKAEQINIAYLIVAGDIVDGIGVFPGQEEELSVTDIEEQYRIAAGYFHELPSRIHVVVAPGNHDAVRGAEPQPPLPEYLRKFFPDNTHFVSNPACIQIGGRVVSIYHGQSYDDFVSSVARLSYSKPEDVMIEMLKRRHFAPIYGGSVSIAPNGRDYGVIEQVPDILHCGHTHTVGIAKYRNVLLINSGTWQAQTPYQKKRDITPVAGCATVVELGSMKVKVMDFGSSKAGA; this is encoded by the coding sequence ATGGTTGTGAAACCGTTTGAAAAGGAAGGTTTGAAGGAAATAGAAGTTGTGAAGCGGTTCGCCGACATTGGATTCCAGATACATCCAGAGGCGATCGCTCTGCTCACGCACTACGATGGTAACGGTAAAAGCGCATGGCAGTTCGATCTCGGTGCGATCGCGGAGGAAGTGGCGAGATCGATAGACCCGTCAGTTTGTGTAATTTCGCCAGAGCAGATTGCAAATTTTATCAATCGCAGTAACGGTGTACGCATTGATGCAGAGGGAGCGGTTGGAGAGCGGTTGCATGATGAAGTGCCGGCTATAATACTCTCGTTCTCCGAGCATGATCAAGCTGCGGATCATAAAGAGTTCTTACCGCATTTCGTTGACCGCTACGAACGACTGAGCGGACTGATAAAGAAGCGGTTGAAATGCGGGCAGATACGGTTCTTAAGAAGTGGCATGGGGGGTGACGAGACCTCCGTAGTGGGGATCGTCTCGTCCGTGAACAAAACGGCAAAAGGTAATCTCCGGGTGGATTTGGAAGACCCCTCGGGGAGTGTATCGGTCATTGCATCACCGCAAGAGGAGATAATACCCGATGAGGTCATCGGCGTCACTGGCTTTTTAGCCAATAGCGGGTATTTTATCGCTAATCGGATATCCTATCCCGATGTGCCCCTCCCCTATACAACGTCGCAAGCGCCATTACCTTCTGCGGGAAATGGCGGGCAAAGGAACGAATCTATGTATGCAGTATTTATATCTGATATGCATGTGGGCAGCGACACCTTTCTGGAAGATGCATGGGCGGGGTTCCGGTCCTGGCTGAGAGAGAAGGCCGAGCAGATAAATATCGCGTATCTGATAGTTGCAGGTGATATTGTCGATGGGATCGGGGTATTTCCGGGCCAAGAGGAAGAGTTGTCAGTTACGGACATAGAGGAGCAGTACCGGATAGCCGCGGGATATTTCCACGAGTTGCCGTCACGTATACACGTAGTGGTGGCGCCGGGGAATCACGATGCGGTACGAGGTGCGGAACCACAACCGCCCCTGCCAGAATATCTCAGGAAGTTCTTCCCCGATAATACGCATTTCGTGAGCAATCCGGCGTGCATACAAATCGGCGGACGGGTGGTCTCGATCTACCATGGCCAATCGTATGACGATTTCGTCAGCTCGGTCGCGAGGCTGAGTTATTCGAAGCCGGAAGACGTGATGATCGAGATGCTGAAGAGGCGGCATTTCGCGCCCATATACGGCGGCTCCGTCTCCATCGCTCCGAACGGGCGTGATTATGGTGTTATCGAGCAAGTGCCGGACATACTCCACTGCGGGCATACGCACACCGTCGGTATCGCTAAATATCGGAACGTACTCCTTATCAATTCGGGAACGTGGCAAGCGCAGACGCCGTATCAGAAGAAGCGGGATATAACGCCTGTTGCTGGCTGTGCAACGGTTGTTGAGCTTGGGTCGATGAAGGTGAAGGTAATGGACTTCGGAAGTAGTAAAGCAGGTGCGTAA
- the modB gene encoding molybdate ABC transporter permease subunit, producing MLKELREEKVKIISILASLLLTAFILTLIICIVTHTTGQALAGSMLTAEIRFAIELSLLTSATSTLLCIAISIPVAYALARYEFRGKSLINTILDAPLALPPLVAGVGLLILFGTTDFGKGLAEQGIVFVFTPLGIVIAQFFVNVPFMFRILKGTFQGINPRYEHVAKTLGCTDGQAFWRVTLPMSKHGLLAGSVITWSKGIGEFGAALMLAGATRMKTETLPISLYLNMSCGELSLAIAAATILIVISLVSLFVFERYGGFARVF from the coding sequence ATGCTGAAAGAGTTACGAGAAGAGAAGGTCAAGATCATCTCGATTCTCGCGAGCTTACTGCTCACTGCCTTCATACTCACGCTGATCATCTGCATCGTTACGCACACCACCGGGCAGGCGTTGGCTGGGAGCATGCTCACCGCAGAAATCCGGTTTGCTATTGAGCTGAGCTTGCTTACCTCGGCAACCTCGACGCTGCTCTGTATCGCTATCTCGATACCGGTGGCCTACGCGCTCGCCCGCTACGAGTTCCGCGGGAAGAGCTTGATCAATACCATACTCGATGCGCCACTGGCCTTGCCGCCCCTGGTCGCCGGTGTGGGGCTCCTGATCCTCTTCGGCACGACGGACTTCGGAAAGGGGCTCGCCGAGCAGGGGATCGTCTTCGTCTTCACGCCGCTCGGCATTGTGATCGCGCAGTTCTTCGTCAATGTGCCCTTCATGTTCCGGATTCTCAAGGGCACGTTCCAGGGCATCAACCCACGCTACGAGCACGTAGCCAAGACCCTGGGGTGCACCGACGGCCAGGCCTTCTGGCGGGTGACGCTGCCAATGTCGAAGCACGGACTCCTCGCGGGTTCGGTAATTACCTGGTCGAAAGGCATCGGTGAATTCGGCGCGGCGCTCATGCTCGCCGGGGCAACACGGATGAAGACCGAGACCTTGCCCATCTCGCTGTACCTGAACATGTCATGCGGGGAGCTCAGCCTGGCCATCGCCGCTGCCACCATACTCATTGTGATTTCGCTCGTCTCACTTTTCGTCTTCGAGCGCTATGGAGGGTTTGCACGTGTGTTTTAG
- the modA gene encoding molybdate ABC transporter substrate-binding protein, which yields MDRKRKIIALIVIVAIATTTMLAGCINEETPATTPASTEASDGTTSLMVYSGAGMRKPMDEIGTVFEEQYGVKVEYNYAGSNALLSQMELTQAGDCYMPGATKYIDIATEKGFIDYTQNICYHIPIITVPKGNPANITCLEDFTRDDVKLVWGDPQAAAIGSTGVKILEKNNLYNSTWPNVIATLPTMNEVMMQIAMGQADASVNWWDTVKFVDEIDVVEIPKEQNIINIVPIGRTTFSEHPENAQQFVDFVASDEGKAIFTKHGFITYPNPEYE from the coding sequence ATGGATAGAAAGAGGAAAATAATAGCTTTAATCGTTATAGTGGCAATTGCAACGACAACGATGCTCGCCGGGTGCATCAACGAAGAAACACCAGCGACCACACCAGCATCGACGGAAGCATCAGACGGCACAACATCACTCATGGTCTACTCCGGCGCGGGCATGAGAAAGCCGATGGACGAGATTGGAACGGTTTTTGAAGAGCAGTACGGCGTGAAGGTGGAGTACAACTACGCGGGCTCGAACGCCTTGCTTAGCCAGATGGAGCTGACGCAAGCGGGCGATTGCTATATGCCCGGTGCAACCAAGTATATTGACATCGCGACCGAGAAAGGGTTCATTGATTACACGCAGAACATCTGCTATCACATACCAATAATTACGGTGCCCAAAGGTAATCCCGCGAATATCACCTGCCTGGAAGACTTTACACGGGATGATGTGAAACTTGTGTGGGGCGATCCCCAGGCCGCGGCAATCGGCAGTACCGGTGTGAAGATCCTGGAGAAGAACAATCTGTATAATTCCACGTGGCCGAACGTGATCGCGACCTTACCGACCATGAACGAGGTGATGATGCAGATCGCAATGGGCCAAGCGGACGCGTCGGTCAACTGGTGGGATACGGTCAAATTCGTGGACGAGATCGATGTTGTTGAGATACCCAAGGAGCAGAATATCATCAATATCGTTCCAATAGGGCGAACCACGTTCTCAGAGCACCCGGAAAACGCGCAGCAGTTCGTCGATTTCGTCGCCTCAGACGAGGGGAAGGCGATCTTCACGAAGCACGGGTTTATCACCTATCCGAACCCTGAGTACGAATAG
- a CDS encoding TOBE domain-containing protein, which yields MPLSARNRIKGVVKGIEIGEVAASVKIEISRPATITSMITREAADDLGLEEGDNVEAVIKASEVMVSKD from the coding sequence ATGCCATTAAGTGCACGTAATAGAATTAAAGGCGTGGTGAAGGGGATAGAGATAGGCGAGGTTGCCGCTTCGGTAAAGATCGAGATCTCGAGACCCGCAACGATAACCTCGATGATCACGCGAGAGGCGGCGGACGATCTCGGGCTCGAAGAGGGCGATAACGTGGAAGCAGTGATCAAAGCGTCCGAAGTGATGGTCTCGAAGGACTAA
- the trxA gene encoding thioredoxin, giving the protein MDHPVTITDGTFVEMVKKHPMVVVDCWAAWCGPCRMVAPIIDELAKEYAGKIVFGKLNVDENPRVATEFAIMAIPTIFIFKNGEPVDVVQGAMPKPYFEAKLKEWL; this is encoded by the coding sequence ATAGACCATCCTGTGACGATTACTGACGGTACGTTTGTAGAAATGGTAAAGAAACATCCTATGGTCGTCGTGGATTGTTGGGCGGCTTGGTGCGGCCCGTGCCGAATGGTAGCACCGATCATAGACGAATTAGCAAAGGAATATGCGGGTAAAATCGTGTTTGGAAAGCTGAACGTGGATGAAAATCCCCGAGTAGCCACGGAATTTGCGATAATGGCTATACCCACAATCTTCATCTTTAAGAATGGCGAGCCTGTGGACGTTGTCCAGGGCGCTATGCCAAAGCCGTATTTTGAAGCGAAGCTGAAAGAATGGTTGTGA
- a CDS encoding substrate-binding domain-containing protein — protein MIEVAALFEQQRGITVKVVAGKADALIRQATEKKEGDILVLGAEHAMDLAENDAVISKSSRRTIGYRRSALLVQKGNPKSIAGLGDLTQRA, from the coding sequence CTGATCGAAGTCGCAGCGCTCTTTGAGCAGCAGCGCGGAATCACCGTAAAGGTGGTTGCTGGCAAGGCGGATGCGTTGATAAGACAGGCAACGGAAAAGAAGGAAGGCGATATTCTCGTTCTCGGCGCGGAACACGCGATGGATCTAGCGGAAAACGATGCCGTGATCAGTAAGTCGAGCAGGAGGACCATTGGCTATAGGCGATCCGCCTTACTCGTTCAGAAGGGAAATCCTAAGAGCATCGCGGGCCTCGGCGATCTTACGCAAAGGGCGTAA
- the thpR gene encoding RNA 2',3'-cyclic phosphodiesterase, whose translation MRAFIAVDLSEGIRNRIADLERDFAQLGLEGTVKFVDPSLAHQTVKFLGDVPDDNVEQITAALAGISQGPFEIELRGVGFFPKASLEKARNIRVIWVGMSSGKEQLKALQEEVESAMYALGYPLERRFSAHVTLCRVKRPFRSKGELRRVLTKIEELHDAELGKMQVAELKLKKSTLTPKGPIYEDLYVKRLGG comes from the coding sequence ATGAGAGCTTTTATCGCCGTTGACCTCTCAGAGGGGATACGAAACAGAATAGCTGATTTAGAGAGAGATTTCGCGCAGTTAGGACTGGAGGGCACGGTGAAGTTCGTGGATCCGAGCCTGGCGCATCAGACGGTAAAATTCCTCGGCGATGTCCCGGACGATAACGTGGAGCAAATTACTGCCGCACTGGCTGGGATAAGTCAAGGACCGTTTGAGATAGAACTGCGCGGTGTGGGCTTCTTTCCCAAGGCTTCGTTAGAAAAAGCACGGAACATACGGGTTATCTGGGTGGGCATGAGCAGCGGGAAGGAGCAGTTGAAGGCGTTGCAGGAGGAGGTGGAATCGGCAATGTACGCGTTAGGCTATCCGCTGGAGCGGCGGTTCAGTGCGCACGTTACGCTCTGCAGAGTGAAGCGGCCGTTTCGGTCCAAGGGCGAACTGCGCCGGGTGCTGACTAAGATCGAGGAACTGCACGATGCAGAACTGGGGAAGATGCAAGTGGCCGAGTTGAAATTAAAGAAGAGCACGCTAACGCCGAAAGGGCCGATTTATGAGGATTTGTACGTGAAGAGGCTGGGGGGATAG
- a CDS encoding radical SAM protein: protein MKTKSLCPHCHKVIDADVYEEDGKILMKKRCEEHGDFTDVYWSDADLYKKFAQWSLNDDEASAGIQNTERVKGCPFDCGLCPEHKSSTMLALIDLTNRCNQRCPTCFANAAVAGYLYEPTLDQLEDMMKLLRSEVPPCHAIQFAGGEPTIREHFVEIVDMARDLGFSHIQVATNGVAMAKSVEFCHELKEAGLHTVYLQFDGVTEEPYKILRGYTALQTKLKAIQNCWQGGIKSVVLVPTLMKGVNDDQIGDIVRFAAKNLHIIKGVNAQPISFEGRMDEAERNKGRITIPDFIRLLEEQTNGEIPRESFYPVPFVLPISYFIEAWKGIPQLAFTVHPHCGAATYVFVEDGKFLPITEFIDVEGFMEYLKENAHEITRSKIGKIRATAGLVSAIRRFIDKDKAPEGFDSLALLSNILGIGNREAVAEFHRNALYIGAMHFMDPYNFDLERVKRCGIHYATPDGRIIPFCTYNALHRPSVEKAFSKPLLNPKTDVD, encoded by the coding sequence GATCTTTACAAGAAATTTGCACAGTGGAGCTTGAATGACGACGAGGCTTCTGCGGGCATTCAAAATACCGAGCGTGTTAAGGGCTGCCCATTTGATTGCGGGCTCTGCCCGGAGCATAAAAGCTCGACGATGCTTGCACTGATCGACCTCACGAATCGGTGCAACCAGCGCTGTCCAACCTGTTTCGCCAACGCCGCAGTCGCAGGATATCTCTACGAGCCGACACTGGATCAACTGGAGGACATGATGAAGCTGCTCCGGAGTGAAGTGCCTCCGTGCCATGCGATTCAGTTCGCCGGTGGCGAGCCTACCATACGCGAGCATTTCGTTGAAATTGTTGACATGGCACGTGACCTCGGCTTTTCACATATCCAGGTGGCGACGAATGGCGTAGCAATGGCAAAGAGCGTGGAGTTCTGTCATGAGCTGAAAGAAGCAGGCTTGCATACCGTCTATCTGCAGTTTGACGGGGTGACCGAAGAGCCGTATAAAATATTACGAGGCTACACGGCGTTACAAACGAAGTTAAAAGCAATTCAGAACTGCTGGCAAGGCGGCATAAAAAGTGTCGTACTCGTTCCCACGCTTATGAAAGGCGTGAACGATGACCAGATAGGCGATATCGTGCGATTTGCGGCGAAGAACTTACACATCATAAAAGGAGTAAACGCGCAGCCCATCTCGTTCGAGGGCCGAATGGACGAGGCAGAGCGAAACAAAGGAAGAATAACGATTCCGGATTTCATCAGGCTGCTGGAGGAGCAAACAAACGGCGAAATACCCCGTGAGAGCTTCTATCCCGTGCCGTTTGTGCTCCCGATCTCGTACTTCATAGAGGCGTGGAAAGGCATCCCACAATTGGCTTTCACGGTTCATCCCCACTGCGGTGCGGCAACTTACGTGTTTGTTGAAGACGGGAAGTTTCTACCGATAACGGAGTTCATTGATGTCGAAGGATTCATGGAGTACTTGAAGGAGAATGCCCACGAGATAACCAGATCGAAGATAGGTAAAATAAGAGCGACTGCAGGACTCGTATCAGCGATACGGAGATTTATCGATAAAGATAAGGCGCCCGAGGGCTTTGATTCCTTGGCCTTGCTCTCCAATATCTTGGGTATAGGAAATCGAGAAGCCGTTGCCGAGTTCCATCGTAATGCGCTTTATATCGGCGCAATGCACTTTATGGATCCGTATAACTTCGATTTGGAGCGGGTTAAGCGCTGTGGGATACATTACGCCACGCCGGATGGGCGGATCATTCCTTTCTGTACCTACAACGCCCTTCACCGACCGTCAGTAGAGAAAGCGTTTTCTAAGCCGCTTCTGAACCCGAAAACGGACGTGGACTGA
- the tsaA gene encoding tRNA (N6-threonylcarbamoyladenosine(37)-N6)-methyltransferase TrmO, with the protein MAREQKGREEEIRYRPIGVIHTGFRDKQEAPIQGVFGKESKGEVEVFPEFAAGLKDIKHFSHLILIYHFHRAEGYALITKPFLEEEERGIFSVRHFKRPNPIGLSVVKLESVKKNVLEISEVDILDGTPLLDIKPLVPLFDHRADASNGWLGNPRLDMRKGKAGRHRRE; encoded by the coding sequence ATGGCGAGAGAGCAGAAAGGCCGTGAGGAGGAGATACGGTATCGGCCGATCGGCGTCATCCATACCGGGTTCCGAGACAAACAGGAAGCGCCCATCCAGGGTGTCTTTGGCAAAGAATCGAAGGGTGAGGTGGAGGTCTTCCCCGAGTTCGCTGCGGGCCTCAAGGACATCAAGCACTTCTCGCACCTCATCCTTATTTACCATTTTCATCGTGCCGAGGGCTATGCCCTAATAACGAAACCATTCTTAGAGGAAGAAGAGCGGGGAATCTTCTCCGTACGCCATTTCAAGCGGCCGAATCCGATCGGGTTGTCCGTGGTCAAGCTGGAAAGCGTGAAGAAGAACGTATTGGAGATTAGTGAGGTGGACATCCTGGACGGCACGCCGCTCCTCGACATCAAGCCGCTCGTGCCACTCTTTGACCATCGCGCGGATGCGAGCAACGGGTGGCTGGGAAACCCGCGGTTGGATATGCGTAAGGGCAAAGCGGGCAGGCATCGTCGTGAGTGA
- a CDS encoding exodeoxyribonuclease VII large subunit — translation MTLLDFLHARTVGGEEEENCSFAPDNERGRKELEDEKEDEPALKAEEVGGKDSPRIYTVYEVTSHIRWILEEDKELRDVYIKGELSNLSQPTSGHLYFTLKDELSELQCVMFREKNRGLKFVPEDGMSVIVRGRISVYEKRGRYQLYVDEIQEAGIGALYLAFEQLKKKLKEEGLFDAVYKKPIPSFPRRIGIITSPTGAAVRDMLKITKKRFPHVHILLAPVAVQGEEAPTQIVQAIQLMNRYSAERERLDVLIVGRGGGSIEELWAFNEECVAREIFSSVVPVISAVGHETDFTIADFVADKRAATPSEAAEYVVPDKREINKNLRSLELQMRQNVFKAIEYQRRRFESLEKSILFRKPTERINQYRQTVDELKRTMVAELTHRVTLQRKSVQAFMGKLDALSPLAILDRGYSICSKWPEGTIVRSVADISVGDALKVLLKDGEAVSEVKQKEAKQHQ, via the coding sequence ATGACCTTACTGGACTTCTTGCATGCGCGTACTGTTGGCGGAGAGGAGGAGGAGAACTGCAGCTTTGCACCCGATAATGAGAGAGGACGAAAAGAGCTCGAAGACGAGAAGGAGGATGAGCCGGCGCTGAAAGCGGAAGAGGTAGGAGGAAAGGATTCGCCGCGCATCTACACCGTCTACGAGGTCACGAGCCACATAAGATGGATATTAGAGGAGGATAAAGAGCTGCGGGACGTGTATATAAAGGGCGAACTCTCGAATCTCAGCCAGCCGACGTCCGGGCATTTGTATTTCACGCTCAAGGACGAGCTTTCGGAGTTGCAGTGCGTGATGTTCCGGGAGAAGAACCGCGGACTGAAGTTCGTGCCCGAGGACGGCATGAGCGTGATTGTCCGGGGCCGTATAAGCGTGTACGAGAAGCGGGGCCGGTACCAGTTGTACGTGGATGAGATACAGGAGGCGGGCATCGGTGCGCTCTATCTTGCATTCGAGCAGTTGAAGAAGAAGCTGAAGGAGGAAGGGCTATTTGACGCGGTGTATAAGAAACCAATACCGAGTTTCCCACGCCGAATCGGCATTATCACGTCGCCGACGGGCGCGGCTGTTCGGGACATGCTAAAGATAACGAAGAAACGATTCCCGCACGTGCATATTCTGCTGGCGCCCGTTGCCGTGCAAGGTGAAGAAGCACCCACGCAGATTGTGCAGGCGATCCAACTGATGAACCGGTACAGTGCGGAACGGGAGCGACTAGACGTGCTGATCGTGGGCAGAGGCGGCGGCTCGATCGAAGAGCTCTGGGCGTTCAACGAGGAGTGCGTCGCGCGTGAGATCTTCTCTTCTGTGGTCCCGGTGATCTCGGCGGTGGGGCACGAGACGGACTTCACGATCGCGGATTTCGTGGCGGATAAACGTGCCGCGACACCGTCGGAAGCCGCGGAGTACGTCGTGCCTGATAAACGCGAGATCAATAAGAACTTGCGATCGCTGGAGTTGCAGATGCGGCAGAACGTGTTCAAAGCGATAGAATACCAGCGGCGGCGGTTCGAGAGCCTGGAGAAGAGCATTCTGTTTAGAAAGCCGACCGAGCGGATAAACCAGTATCGGCAGACGGTGGACGAACTGAAGCGGACGATGGTTGCGGAGCTTACGCACCGTGTAACGCTGCAGCGTAAGAGCGTGCAAGCGTTTATGGGTAAACTGGACGCATTGAGTCCTCTGGCGATTCTCGACCGGGGATACAGCATCTGCTCGAAATGGCCCGAAGGGACGATTGTACGGAGTGTCGCGGATATTTCGGTCGGTGATGCACTCAAAGTATTGCTAAAGGACGGAGAGGCGGTTTCAGAAGTGAAGCAGAAGGAAGCAAAGCAGCATCAATAA
- a CDS encoding substrate-binding domain-containing protein codes for MRRNITVFADGCIHLIRTINLKEVDVAFGWNVFALMHPATIQAVELPRELQIRRSTAAGMFTFAASLAEAEEVLAFLRTDEARAVYRKYGWEL; via the coding sequence GTGCGACGGAACATCACCGTTTTCGCGGACGGCTGCATCCATCTGATCCGGACAATCAATCTCAAAGAGGTGGACGTCGCGTTTGGCTGGAACGTCTTTGCCCTCATGCATCCCGCCACCATCCAGGCAGTTGAGCTGCCCCGAGAGCTGCAGATTCGGAGGAGCACGGCTGCTGGAATGTTTACCTTCGCGGCGAGTCTGGCTGAGGCTGAAGAAGTCCTCGCATTCCTACGTACAGATGAGGCGAGAGCGGTCTACCGTAAGTACGGATGGGAGTTGTAG